Below is a genomic region from Isosphaeraceae bacterium EP7.
CCGAGCCCGTTATCGCGGACGAAGTAGGTCCGCATCCGCGAGGCCTCGGCCCGGAGCGGCGTCTCGGGCTCGTCCAACTCGCCCACGTCGATCACCCCCGGTCGCGATGGATCGAGATACTTCACCGCGTTGTTGATCAGATTGGCGAAGATCTGCTCGATCGCCGTCTGATCGCCCCAGGCCGGATGCAGCGTGCCGATCTCAATCCGGGCCCCCTTCTCCTCGGCCGTTCCCCTCAGCGCGTCGGCCACGTGCGTCGCGGCCATCTGCACGTCCACGACCTGAGACAGATATTCGACCCGCCCGGCGCGGGAGAGCCGCAGTAGCGCGTCGATAATCGCCGAGAGCCGCCTGACGGCGACCGTGATGTAGTGCACCGACCCCTGGATGTCGTCATCCAGGATCGCCGAGAACCGCCGGCGATCCTCCTCGGGCACGTCCAGAAGCCCGATGGCCGTCTTCAGGTCGTTGCAGGAGTAGACCAACTCCTTGCCGAAGCCCTGGAGATTCACCAGCGGCGACCGCAGGTCGTGGGAAACGCTGTAGATGAACATCTCGTTCTCTTGCTCGCGTTCCCCGAGCGTCCGGGCCATCCGGTGGAACGCCGCGTCCAGCGCCCCGATCTCGTCCCTGCCCGTCAGTGGTTTGTGCAGCGGCTTCCCCTCGGAAAGCCACCTGACGTTTTCCATCAGCATGCCGATCCGCCCGGAGAAGGTGCGATTCACGACGAGGGCCAGGCCCGCGACCAGGCATAGCGTCAGCAGGGCGGCCGAACTGAAGAACCACCTCTGCCAGGCCCAGGTCCGATCCACCTCGATGCGGCGGAGCCCATCGAGCCG
It encodes:
- a CDS encoding CHASE3 domain-containing protein, whose translation is MLDDLSLLKKVLLVIAIPVAFQLVFLAVLFQTQASGRSAQHWAIHTKNVIAKAEILSRLYMQAQNSVRGYVLTGERAFTQEFDATLLLAGAELAQLRGLVADNPKQAARVELVAVRGRILTDWLSEKVALVSEGRSAEAVAHVRELAGKQAFDSVRSIVEEFLTEEERLDGLRRIEVDRTWAWQRWFFSSAALLTLCLVAGLALVVNRTFSGRIGMLMENVRWLSEGKPLHKPLTGRDEIGALDAAFHRMARTLGEREQENEMFIYSVSHDLRSPLVNLQGFGKELVYSCNDLKTAIGLLDVPEEDRRRFSAILDDDIQGSVHYITVAVRRLSAIIDALLRLSRAGRVEYLSQVVDVQMAATHVADALRGTAEEKGARIEIGTLHPAWGDQTAIEQIFANLINNAVKYLDPSRPGVIDVGELDEPETPLRAEASRMRTYFVRDNGLGILADHMPKLFQAFQRLHPGVAEGEGIGLAIVRRVVERHGGKIWVESKAGEGSTFYVRIPSEATGAAPEEARKRPIYGQGSLSR